A single window of Hirundo rustica isolate bHirRus1 chromosome 16, bHirRus1.pri.v3, whole genome shotgun sequence DNA harbors:
- the LOC120759973 gene encoding uncharacterized protein LOC120759973 isoform X1 encodes MASAAAPLLSGQRSLVQRQLLDVGAQLGQGFSLQQPQTKVSVAVGETLTLRCTTSGIAGPGPVKWLKGWDSGNKTIYDQTTKDPSSRVMRAMTESNTDFTIHIRSVQPDDAATYYCVKFVKSDSGVDEVFQRGSGTEVSVHERALVSRTGAVAVVLCFLLLLLLGLFVALCVYRRKRQGGLGSPCPARTVAMGSFSSVPLRCCTGTPGTPSEVLEAESSHLPSQVRVSCEYGEAQLMLMSWLAGALQDSESRGDLGWTAPLHCSTGPPLQLWHHQPGLYLLLGDVLCRALR; translated from the exons ATGGCCTCGGCAGCAGCTCCGCTCCTGTCCGGACAGCGAAGCCTCGTCCAGCGGCAGCTCTTGG ATGTCGGTGCCCAGCTGGGTCAGGGCTTCAgtctgcagcagccccagaccaAGGTGTCAGTGGCAGTGGGGGAGACGCTCACCCTCAGGTGCACCACATCAGGAATCGCTGGACCAGGTCCTGTGAAGTGGCTGAAgggctgggacagtgggaaCAAGACCATCTATGACCAGACAACAAAGGATCCCTCCTCCCGTGTGATGAGAGCAATGACTGAGTCCAACACAGACTTCACCATCCACATCAGGAGCGTTCAGCCTGATGATGCTGCCACCTACTACTGCGTGAAGTTTGTCAAGTCAGACAGTGGTGTGGATGAGGTGTTTCAGCgtggcagtggcacagaggtgtCTGTGCATG AGAGAGCCCTGGTTTCCAGAACGGGGGCTGTAGCTGTAgtgctctgcttcctcctcctccttctcctcggCCTCTTCGTCGCCCTTTGCGTGTACAGGAGGAAGCGCCAAGGCGGGCTGGGCAGCCCGTGCCCGGCCAGGACAGTGGCCATGGGCAGCTTCTCGTCCGTCCCTCTGCGGTGCTGCACAGGGACCCCCGGCACACCCAG TGAAGTCCTGGAGGCAGAGAGCTCCCACCTGCCCAGCCAGGTAAGGGTGAGCTGTGAGTATGGGGAAGCACAACTTATGCTGATGTCCTGGCTGGCAGGAGCGCTGCAGGACTCTGAGTCCAGGGGGGACCTCGGGTGGACAGCACCTCTGCACTGTAGCACAGGGCCACCTCTGCAGCTGTGGCATCACCAGCCTGGCTTGTACCTGCTTCTTGGcgatgtcctgtgcagggccttGAGGTGA
- the NSFL1C gene encoding NSFL1 cofactor p47, producing the protein MADREEALREFVAVTGAEEERARFFLESAGWDLQIALASFYEDGGDEDILTLPQPTPSSISRGTGASDHRVTSFRDLVHAQEEDDEEEEGQRFYAGGSERSGQQIVGPPRKKSPNELVEDLFKGAKEHGAVAVDRTAKSGGETSKPKPFAGGGYRLGATPEEESAYVAGERRPNSSQDVHVVLKLWKSGFSLDSGELRSYQDPSNAQFLDDIRRGEVPAELRRLARGGQVNLDMEDHRDEEYVKPKSVFRAFTGEGQKLGSNAPQVMGTSSPAQQAENEAKASSAIVIDESEPVTNIQIRLADGGRLVQKFNHSHRIRDIRLFIVDARPAMAATSFVLMTTFPNKELTDENQTLKEANLLNAVIVQRLT; encoded by the exons ATGGCGGACAGGGAGGAGGCGCTGAGGGAGTTCGTGGCCGTGACCGGCGCTGAGGAGGAGCGAGCGCGGTTCTTCCTCGAGTCCGCTGGCTGGGACCTCCAG atTGCACTTGCCAGTTTCTATGAGGACGGGGGTGATGAAGACATCCtgacccttccccagcccacaCCCAGCTCCATATCCAGAGGCACTGGAGCCAG TGACCATCGGGTGACCTCGTTCAGAGACCTTGTGCATGCgcaggaggaggatgatgaagaggaggagggacagCG GTTTTATGCGGGTGGCTCAGAGAGAAGCGGCCAGCAGATCGTGGGTCCTCCGAGGAAGAAGAGTCCCAATGAGCTGGTGGAGGATCTGTTCAAGGGAGCCAAGGAACACGGCGCAGTGGCGGTCGATCGGACGGCCAAGAGCGGTGGTGAGACGAGCAAGCCAAAG CCTTTTGCAGGGGGAGGGTATCGCCTTGGGGCTACTCCAGAGGAGGAGTCGGCTTATgtggcaggagagaggagacCGAACTCTTCTCAGGAT gtgcaTGTTGTACTGAAGCTCTGGAAGAGTGGATTTAGTTTGGATAGTGGAGAGCTGAGGAGCTACCAGGATCCGTCCAATGCCCAGTTCCTCGATGATATCCGCAGAGG GGAAGTCCCAGCTGAGCTGCGCAGGTTAGCCCGGGGCGGGCAGGTGAACCTGGACATGGAAGATCACCGTGATGAGGAGTATGTGAAACCTAAAAGTGTCTTCAGAGCTTTTACTGGAGAAGGACAGAAGCTGGGCAG CAACGCGCCCCAGGTGATGGGCACCAGCTCTCcagcccagcaggcagagaaTGAAGCCAAAGCCAGTTCTGCCATCGTGATCGATGAGTCGGAGCCCGTCACCAACATTCAGATCCGGCTCGCTGATGGCGGGCGCCTGGTCCAGAAGTTCAACCACAGTCACAG GATCCGCGACATCCGGCTCTTCATAGTAGATGCTCGGCCAGCGATGGCTGCCACCAGTTTCGTCCTCATGACCACTTTCCCCAATAAAGAGCTGACTGACGAGAACCAGACCCTGAAAGAAGCCAACCTGCTCAACGCTGTCATCGTTCAGCGGTTGACATAA
- the LOC120760266 gene encoding uncharacterized protein LOC120760266, whose protein sequence is MAPVMQELPLMCLMLLLLCRDPGVGAQLGQGFILQQPQTKVSVAAGETLTLNCTTLETAEPGPLRWLKGWDRGNKTIYDQTRKDPSSRVTRAMNKSKTDFTIHIRNVQPEDTGTYYCVKFVKSYTGVDEVLQRGSGTEVSVLAKPSPPLVSGPEQRAEPGQSVPFTCTTGGFFPKEIGVKWFKNKDPMGALPPQVTEWGVKTYNISSTVMVTLQEDDVRSQLICEVQHPTLLVPLQGRYQLSRVLRVPPSVEVRAEPSPVEVNKTVTFTCLMKEFYPAKVSVSWLENGSEIKVENISQPLELPQGLFELRSQVEVQATEEKNGSTISCVVVHDGRAPANYSAFLWISNPGQGGLSNGFQMYEGANLPSSLLLLLLCILLEKGFLGGILFFLFRRMRRKASEMFPCPAPSQFLDPRVRSQGVATASSDIHQGARPGIPMAPVMQELPLMCLMLLLLCRDPGVGAQLGQGFSLQQPQTKVSVAAGETLTLNCTTSGIASPGPVKWLKGWDRGFQTIYDQKTYRLSHVMRAVAGSNTDFTIHIRNVQPEDTGTYYCVKFVKSYTGVDEVFLHGNGTEVSMQAKPSPPLVSGPEQRAEPGQSVPFTCTTGGFFPKEIGVKWFKNKDPMVAQPPQVTESRVKTYNISSTVMVTLQEDDVRSQLICEVQHPTLLVPLQGRYPLSRVLRVPPSVEVRAEPSPVEVNKTVTFTCLVKKFYPANVSVSWLENGSEIKVENISRPVELHWGLFELRSQVEVQATEEKNGSTISCVVVHDGRAPASYSAFLWTSNPGQGGLSKGFQMYEGANLPSSLLLLLLCILLEKGFFGGILFFLFRRMRRKASEMFPCPALS, encoded by the exons ATGGCTCCGGTGATGCAAGAGCTGCCTCTCATGTGCCtgatgctgctcctgctctgcagagaccCAG gtGTGGGTGCCCAGCTGGGTCAAGGCTTCattctgcagcagccccagaccaAGGTGTCAGTGGCAGCGGGGGAGACGCTCACTCTGAACTGCACCACGTTAGAAACCGCTGAACCAGGTCCTCTGAGGTGGCTGAagggctgggacagagggaaCAAGACCATTTATGACCAGACAAGAAAGGATCCCTCCTCCCGTGTGACAAGAGCAATGAATAAGTCCAAAACAGACTTCACCATCCACATCAGGAACGTTCAGCCTGAGGACACGGGCACCTACTACTGCGTGAAGTTTGTTAAGTCATACACTGGTGTGGATGAGGTGTTGCAGCgtggcagtggcacagaggtgtCCGTGCTGG CCAAACCCAGCCCCCCACTCGTGTCTGGGCCTGAGCAGAGAGCGGAGCCGGGGCAGTCGGTGCCTTTCACCTGCACGACCGGAGGGTTCTTTCCCAAAGAGATTGGGGTGAAATGGTTCAAGAACAAGGACCCCATGGGTGCTCTGCCGCCCCAGGTCACTGAATGGGGGGTGAAAACCTACAACATATCCAGCACAGTGATGGTGACCCTGCAGGAGGATGACGTCCGCTCGCAGCTCATCTGTGAGGTGCAGCACCCCACGCTGCTGGTCCCACTGCAAGGGAGGTACCAGCTCAGCAGAGTCCTGCGAG TTCCCCCCAGCGTCGAAGTGCGCGCTGAGCCGAGCCCTGTTGAGGTGAACAAGACCGTGACCTTCACCTGCCTCATGAAGGAGTTTTACCCAGCAAAGGTGTCTGTTTCCTGGCTGGAGAATGGCAGTGAGATAAAGGTGGAGAACATCTCCCAGCCATTGGAGCTCCCCCAGGGCTTGTTTGAGCTGAGAAGCCAGGTGGAGGTGCAAGCGACGGAGGAGAAAAACGGGTCCACTATCTCCTGCGTGGTGGTGCATGATGGCCGGGCGCCTGCCAACTACTCGGCCTTCCTGTGGATCTCCAACCCGGGCCAGGGAGGATTGAGCAACGGGTTCCAGATGTATGAGG GTGCGAACCTTCCgtccagcctcctcctcctgttgCTTTGTATCCTGCTGGAGAAGGGATTCCTCGGTGGgatcctcttcttcctcttcaggCGCATGAGGAGAAAAGCATCGGAGATGtttccctgtcctgctccatCTCAGTTCCTGGATCCTCGAGTCAGGTCTCAGGGTGTGGCCACTGCCAGCAGTGACAT CCATCAGGGAGCAAGACCTGGAATACCCATGGCTCCGGTGATGCAAGAGCTGCCTCTCATGTGCCtgatgctgctcctgctctgcagagaccCAG gtGTGGGTGCCCAGCTGGGTCAAGGATTCAgtctgcagcagccccagaccaAGGTGTCAGTGGCAGCGGGGGAGACGCTCACCCTGAATTGCACCACGTCAGGAATTGCTAGCCCAGGTCCTGTGAAGTGGCTgaagggctgggacagggggttccAGACCATCTATGACCAGAAAACCTATCGCTTATCCCATGTGATGAGAGCAGTGGCTGGGTCCAACACAGACTTCACCATCCACATCAGGAACGTTCAGCCTGAGGACACGGGCACCTACTACTGTGTGAAGTTTGTTAAGTCATACACTGGTGTGGATGAGGTGTTTCTGCATGGCAATGGCACAGAGGTGTCCATGCAGG CCAAACCCAGCCCTCCACTCGTGTCTGGGCCTGAGCAGAGAGCGGAGCCGGGGCAGTCGGTGCCTTTCACCTGCACAACCGGAGGGTTCTTTCCCAAAGAGATTGGGGTGAAATGGTTCAAGAACAAGGACCCCATGGTTGCTCAGCCGCCCCAGGTCACCGAATCGCGGGTGAAAACCTACAACATATCCAGCACAGTGATGGTGACCCTGCAGGAGGATGACGTCCGCTCGCAGCTCATCTGTGAGGTGCAGCACCCCACACTGCTGGTCCCACTGCAAGGGAGGTACCCGCTCAGCAGAGTCCTGCGAG TTCCCCCCAGCGTCGAAGTGCGCGCTGAGCCGAGCCCTGTTGAGGTGAACAAGACCGTGACCTTCACCTGCCTCGTGAAGAAGTTTTACCCAGCAAATGTGTCTGTTTCCTGGCTGGAGAATGGCAGTGAGATAAAGGTGGAGAACATCTCCCGGCCAGTGGAGCTCCACTGGGGCTTGTTTGAGCTGAGAAGCCAGGTGGAGGTGCAAGCGACTGAGGAGAAAAACGGGTCCACTATCTCCTGCGTGGTGGTGCATGATGGCCGGGCACCTGCCAGCTACTCGGCCTTCCTGTGGACCTCCAACCCAGGCCAGGGAGGATTGAGCAAGGGGTTCCAGATGTATGAGG GTGCGAACCTTCCgtccagcctcctcctcctgttgCTTTGTATCCTGCTGGAGAAGGGGTTCTTCGGTGGgatcctcttcttcctcttcaggCGCATGAGGAGAAAAGCATCGGAGATGTTTCCCTGTCCTGCTTTGTCTTAG
- the LOC120759973 gene encoding signal-regulatory protein delta-like isoform X2, translating to MASAAAPLLSGQRSLVQRQLLDVGAQLGQGFSLQQPQTKVSVAVGETLTLRCTTSGIAGPGPVKWLKGWDSGNKTIYDQTTKDPSSRVMRAMTESNTDFTIHIRSVQPDDAATYYCVKFVKSDSGVDEVFQRGSGTEVSVHERALVSRTGAVAVVLCFLLLLLLGLFVALCVYRRKRQGGLGSPCPARTVAMGSFSSVPLRCCTGTPGTPSEVLEAESSHLPSQQSSKEENDIHYADLQPLPPAPRRGRSPGTALTEYASLRVAAK from the exons ATGGCCTCGGCAGCAGCTCCGCTCCTGTCCGGACAGCGAAGCCTCGTCCAGCGGCAGCTCTTGG ATGTCGGTGCCCAGCTGGGTCAGGGCTTCAgtctgcagcagccccagaccaAGGTGTCAGTGGCAGTGGGGGAGACGCTCACCCTCAGGTGCACCACATCAGGAATCGCTGGACCAGGTCCTGTGAAGTGGCTGAAgggctgggacagtgggaaCAAGACCATCTATGACCAGACAACAAAGGATCCCTCCTCCCGTGTGATGAGAGCAATGACTGAGTCCAACACAGACTTCACCATCCACATCAGGAGCGTTCAGCCTGATGATGCTGCCACCTACTACTGCGTGAAGTTTGTCAAGTCAGACAGTGGTGTGGATGAGGTGTTTCAGCgtggcagtggcacagaggtgtCTGTGCATG AGAGAGCCCTGGTTTCCAGAACGGGGGCTGTAGCTGTAgtgctctgcttcctcctcctccttctcctcggCCTCTTCGTCGCCCTTTGCGTGTACAGGAGGAAGCGCCAAGGCGGGCTGGGCAGCCCGTGCCCGGCCAGGACAGTGGCCATGGGCAGCTTCTCGTCCGTCCCTCTGCGGTGCTGCACAGGGACCCCCGGCACACCCAG TGAAGTCCTGGAGGCAGAGAGCTCCCACCTGCCCAGCCAG cagagcagcaaggaGGAGAACGACATCCACTACGCcgacctgcagcccctgcccccggccccgcggcgcggCAGGAGCCCGGGCACAGCCCTCACCGAGTACGCCAGCCTCAGGGTAGCTGCCAAGTGA